The Humulus lupulus chromosome 3, drHumLupu1.1, whole genome shotgun sequence genome window below encodes:
- the LOC133822909 gene encoding uncharacterized protein LOC133822909, which produces MGACVSKSNRRIIASRNGCRRSSGKRRGVISTSIPDVPIRRISDAGNRVRDFDVSELVHLGFEKGSATTACKRSEVSNMKIHLAQLQWNHAQVDPNGGVCQEEAWFDSVSILDSDSDDDFSSVHGDGFPIAANPIGSIPNTQLVQYESASCYVDSRSKYEEFYESYLKIDGATAHYNDKSYQPLSSPQHPQRKQQSTLIMLSYKRKSADGNEKTEFCAAEKLLYRPRAGLRIPCSTGDKPVPGCWSAVSPSVFKLRGENYFRDKQKQPASGSSPYVPFGVDLFICPRKINHIAQHLELPSVKANDKAPSLLIVNIQLPTYPAAMLLGDCNGEGMSLVLYFKVSENFDKEISPAFQDSIRRFLEDETEKVKGFARESIAPFRERLKILAGVVNPEELQLGSAERKLINAYNDKPVLSRPQHSFFKGPNYFEIDLDIHRFSYISRRGLESFRDRLKNGILDLGLTIQAQKQEELPEKVLCCVRLNKIEFINHGQIPTLVTIDG; this is translated from the exons atGGGTGCATGTGTTTCGAAATCGAATAGAAGAATCATAGCAAGTCGGAATGGCTGTAGAAGATCTAGTGGCAAACGCAGGGGAGTAATCTCCACTTCCATTCCGGATGTGCCCATCAGACGAATTAGTGATGCTGGAAATCGTGTTAGAGATTTTGATGTGAGTGAGCTTGTTCATCTTGGCTTTGAGAAAGGTTCTGCTACAACAGCCTGCAAGAGATCGGAGGTCTCCAACATGAAAATTCACCTCGCTCAACTTCAATGGAACCATGCCCAAGTTGATCCAAATGGCG GGGTATGCCAAGAAGAAGCCTGGTTTGACTCGGTTAGCATTCTTGATTCTGACTCAGATGATGACTTTAGTAGTGTTCATGGAG ATGGTTTTCCTATAGCGGCTAATCCAATTGGAAGCATACCAAACACTCAATTGGTCCAGTACGAAAGTGCTTCATGCTATGTGGATTCCAGGAGTAAGTATGAAGAATTTTACGAGAGTTACTTGAAAATAGATGGAGCCACTGCACATTACAATGACAAGAGTTATCAACCATTGTCTAGTCCCCAACACCCTCAGAGAAAACAACAGTCCACTTTGATCATGctttcttacaagagaaaatccGCTGATGGAAATGAAAAGACTGAATTCT GTGCTGCTGAGAAACTATTATATCGTCCAAGAGCAGGATTAAGAATACCATGCTCAACTGGAGATAAGCCAGTACCTGGATGCTGGTCAGCCGTTTCGCCTTCAGTTTTTAAGCTCCGTGGCGAGAATTATTTTAG AGATAAACAGAAGCAACCAGCTTCAGGCTCTAGTCCATACGTACCATTTGGTGTTGATCTATTTATATGTCCACGAAAGATTAATCACATTGCTCAGCACCTTGAACTCCCTTCTGTCAAAGCCAATGACAAAGCACCTTCCCTCCTAATTGTTAATATACAG CTTCCTACTTATCCAGCAGCCATGTTACTTGGAGACTGTAATGGAGAAGGCATGAGCCTTGTATTATACTTTAAAGTTTCTGAGAATTTTGACAAAGAAATCTCTCCTGCATTTCAAGACAGCATCAGG agATTTCTTGAGGATGAGACAGAAAAAGTCAAAGGATTTGCAAGGGAGTCAATTGCTCCTTTCCGGGAAAGACTCAAAATTTTGGCTGGAGTGGTGAATCCAGAGGAACTTCAGTTGGGTTCTGCTGAAAGGAAGCTTATCAATGCTTATAATGATAAGCCAGTACTCTCACGACCTCAACATAGTTTCTTCAag GGACCAAATTACTTTGAGATTGACCTTGATATACATAGGTTCAGCTATATCTCTAGGAGAGGACTTGAATCATTCCGAGACCGTTTGAAGAATGGTATTCTTGATTTGGGTTTAACTATCCAG GCACAAAAACAAGAGGAGTTGCCAGAGAAAGTGTTATGCTGTGTGCGGTTGAATAAGATTGAGTTTATAAATCATGGACAAATACCAACACTTGTAACTATTGATGGTTGA